One genomic window of Quercus robur chromosome 6, dhQueRobu3.1, whole genome shotgun sequence includes the following:
- the LOC126733017 gene encoding L-type lectin-domain containing receptor kinase IX.1-like, with protein MATTFYNLFTLPLFFIFLLPSAHSSVSFNITRFNPNALNVVYRGDAVPSVGAIEMNKVNYACRVGWATYAEKVPLWDSNTGNLANFTTHFSFIIDTQGSANYGHGLAFFLAPVGFEIPPNSVGGFLGLYNTTNSDSSKNQLVHVEFDSFANPEWDPAFTHVGINNNSISSAVDTTWNASFHSGDTADVWITYNASTRNLSVSWTYQRTSNTQENTSLSYQIDLRKVLPEWVTVGFSAATGYYGERHTLLSWEFSSSLDINVASGKKAKGRGLIVVLTVTGGVLIAGVIIAFSILYIWKGKRKETEETTNLTSMNDYLEKGAGPRRFSYRDLVSATNNFSNERKLGQGGFGAVYKGYLADLDMLIAVKKISRGSKQGKKEYVTEVKIFNQLRHRNLVQLIGWCHDKGEFLLVYEFMPNGSLDTHLFGKRNPLTWEVRYKISLGLASALLYLHEEWEQCVVHRDIKASNVMLDSSFNVKLGDFGLARLMDHELGPQTTGVAGTLGYMAPEYLRTARASKETDVYSFGVVALEIVTGRRSIDPMGKDSEMGLVEWIWNLHGKGDLLLALDEKLQSDFDEKQVKCLMIIGLWCSHPDQNLRPSIRQAIQVLKFEATIPNLPTEMHVPMYRVPTPAAISSSEASVSTTSLQHGR; from the coding sequence ATGGCTACCACTTTCTACAACTTATTCACGCTACCActattcttcatttttcttcttccctctGCTCATTCATCAGTTTCATTCAATATTACTCGCTTTAATCCTAATGCGTTAAATGTAGTATATCGTGGAGATGCTGTACCTTCAGTTGGAGCCATAGAGATGAACAAAGTCAATTATGCGTGCCGTGTTGGTTGGGCCACCTATGCGGAGAAGGTGCCACTCTGGGACTCCAATACTGGAAACCTCGCCAACTTCACAACTCATTTCTCCTTCATTATTGATACACAAGGCAGTGCTAATTATGGTCATGGGCTTGCATTCTTCTTGGCTCCTGTTGGGTTTGAGATCCCTCCAAATTCAGTTGGTGGCTTCCTGGGCTTATACAACACAACAAACAGTGATTCATCAAAGAACCAACTAGTTCACGTTGAGTTCGACTCTTTCGCGAATCCAGAATGGGATCCTGCATTTACGCACGTGGGAATTAACAACAACTCAATTTCTTCTGCTGTTGATACCACTTGGAATGCTAGTTTCCACAGTGGAGATACTGCAGATGTGTGGATTACATACAACGCTAGTACCAGGAATTTGAGCGTTTCTTGGACTTACCAAAGGACCTCAAATACTCAGGAGAATACTAGTCTTTCTTACCAAATTGATTTGAGAAAGGTTCTCCCTGAGTGGGTCACAGTTGGATTTTCAGCTGCTACGGGTTATTATGGAGAGCGACATACGCTTTTGTCATGGGAATTCAGTTCAAGCTTGGATATAAATGTAGCAAGTGGAAAGAAAGCAAAAGGTCGTGGACTAATAGTGGTTCTGACAGTGACCGGTGGTGTTCTGATAGCTGGTGTGATTATAGCATTTTCAATATTGTATATATGGaagggaaagagaaaggagACAGAAGAAACAACAAACTTAACATCAATGAATGATTATCTAGAGAAAGGAGCAGGGCCAAGAAGGTTTTCTTATCGTGATCTTGTTTCAGCTACCAATAACTTCTCAAACGAGAGGAAGTTGGGTCAAGGAGGATTTGGTGCTGTTTACAAGGGATATTTAGCTGATTTAGACATGCTAATTGCTGTGAAGAAAATATCAAGAGGGTCTAAACAGGGGAAGAAAGAATACGTAACTGAGGTGAAAATCTTTAACCAACTGAGACACCGAAATTTGGTGCAACTCATAGGATGGTGTCATGACAAAGGTGAGTTTCTACTTGTATACGAGTTTATGCCAAATGGTAGCCTTGATACTCACCTCTTTGGCAAGAGGAATCCTCTCACTTGGGAAGTAAGATATAAAATATCTCTTGGATTGGCCTCTGCGTTGCTTTATCTTCATGAAGAGTGGGAGCAATGTGTGGTGCACCGAGATATCAAAGCAAGCAATGTCATGCTAGATTCTAGTTTCAATGTCAAGCTTGGTGACTTTGGGTTAGCTCGACTTATGGATCATGAGCTAGGTCCCCAAACAACTGGAGTGGCTGGAACTTTAGGATACATGGCTCCAGAATATTTAAGAACAGCTAGGGCTAGTAAAGAGACTGATGTATATAGCTTTGGAGTAGTTGCCTTAGAAATTGTTACTGGAAGGAGGTCAATTGATCCAATGGGAAAGGATTCCGAAATGGGGTTGGTAGAGTGGATTTGGAATCTTCATGGTAAGGGGGATCTTCTTTTGGCTTTGGATGAGAAGTTACAATCAGATTTTGATGAAAAACAGGTAAAATGTTTGATGATCATTGGACTTTGGTGTTCTCACCCTGATCAAAATCTGAGGCCCTCTATAAGGCAAGCAATTCAAGTTCTAAAGTTTGAGGCAACAATACCAAATCTTCCAACAGAGATGCATGTTCCTATGTATCGTGTACCTACACCAGCAGCAATTAGCTCTAGTGAAGCTTCCGTGAGTACTACAAGCCTTCAGCATGGTCGTTAA